A part of Brassica rapa cultivar Chiifu-401-42 chromosome A05, CAAS_Brap_v3.01, whole genome shotgun sequence genomic DNA contains:
- the LOC103866723 gene encoding protein NLP8 isoform X2 — MILLSIIDEMEHPFASRDKGFGYQDIPTEQQMDVLSFGSADMLNSSELMNFDSFSTWFNTPSPTDLLFSQYGLSTFGATTSSHPPEPRAGLTRSFHDLERSSVQQMSSQFHCSLDINELSGKRRRVVNQTIPRSLSHSLDEKMLKALSLFIESSSGLGEGILAQIWTPIKAGDQFILSTCDQAYLLDPRLSNYREVSRKFTFASKPNQCSSSPGLPGRVFISGVREWTSNVRYYKRDEYLRMKHAVDNEVRGSIAIPILEEASGTSCCAVMELVTSKEKHDFDVEMESVCRALQAVNLRTSEIPRPQYLSSNQREALAEIKDVLRAVCHAHKLPLALAWLPCSNGPNSLVLCVEETACYVNDMEMEGFVQACLEHCLREKEGIVGKAFVSNQPSFASDVKVYDIGEYPLVHHARKYGLNAAVAIKLRSTYTGEDDYILELFLPISMKGSLEQQLLLDSLSGTLQRICRTLRTVSDVGATKRSGEISTCSRNLQTIVLDCELNANSSDKDNSSTGSQATFEQDMSKARTPEKKKSTTEKNVTLSVLQQHFSGSLKDAAKSLGVCPTTLKRICRQHGIMRWPSRKINKVNRSLRKIQTVLDSVQGVEGGLRFDSARGEFVAAGPTPKGPSSNGNNACEDTSFELLKAKSVDNAVKLEDDIITNDSFMDASGQQWDWMAEQSGFNGKLSSPVTDGMETTIRSMSDSSNSSGAVVLGSSSTSMDDRNQTRTQGESGSTTLTVKATYREDTIRFKFESSAGCSQLYKEVSKRFKLQEGSFQLKYLDDEEEWVLMVTDADLQECLEILYGMGKHTVKFLVRDLPAPIGSSGGSNGYLGTCL; from the exons ATGATCTTGTTATCAATCATTGACGAAATGGAACACCCTTTTGCTTCTAGAGACAAAGGTTTTGGTTATCAAGACATTCCAACAGAACAACAAATGGATGTCTTAAGCTTTGGTTCTGCTGATATGCTTAACTCATCGGAGCTTATGAACTTCGACTCTTTCTCTACTTGGTTCAATACCCCTTCCCCTACTGATCTCTTGTTCTCTCAATACGGTCTATCCACCTTTGGAGCTACCACTTCATCTCATCCACCTGAGCCGAGAGCTGGTCTAACTCGTTCCTTCCATGATTTGGAAAGATCTTCAGTACAACAAATGAGCTCTCAGTTTCATTGCTCATTAGATATCAACGAGTTAAGCGGTAAACGACGCAGGGTTGTTAACCAGACTATCCCCAGGTCTTTAAGCCATTCGTTAGATGAGAAGATGCTCAAGGCACTAAGCCTTTTCATAGAGTCCTCATCAGGTTTAGGAGAAGGCATCTTAGCGCAAATCTGGACTCCTATCAAAGCAGGAGACCAGTTCATTCTCAGCACCTGCGACCAAGCCTACTTGCTTGACCCGAGGCTTTCTAACTACCGTGAGGTCTCAAGGAAATTCACTTTTGCTTCCAAACCAAATCAATGTTCTTCTTCTCCTGGTCTCCCTGGACGAGTGTTTATCTCCGGAGTGCGCGAGTGGACATCAAACGTGAGGTATTACAAGAGGGACGAGTATCTGCGTATGAAGCATGCGGTAGATAACGAAGTCCGTGGCTCCATTGCGATACCTATCCTTGAAGAAGCGTCTGGGACGTCTTGCTGCGCTGTCATGGAGCTCGTCACATCCAAGGAGAAACATGATTTTGATGTGGAGATGGAGTCTGTTTGCCGTGCTCTTCAGGCTGTAAACTTAAGGACATCAGAGATCCCTCGTCCTCAGTACCTTTCAAGTAATCAAAGAGAGGCCTTAGCTGAAATAAAAGATGTTCTGCGAGCAGTATGTCATGCGCACAAGCTGCCTTTAGCTCTAGCCTGGCTTCCTTGTAGTAATGGACCAAACTCATTAGTTCTTTGCGTGGAGGAGACAGCTTGTTATGTGAATGATATGGAGATGGAAGGCTTTGTGCAAGCATGTTTGGAGCATTGTCTGAGAGAGAAGGAAGGAATCGTTGGCAAAGCTTTTGTATCAAACCAGCCGTCCTTTGCTTCTGATGTGAAGGTGTATGACATCGGCGAGTACCCTCTTGTTCATCATGCTCGAAAGTACGGTTTGAATGCTGCTGTTGCTATAAAGCTGAGGAGCACTTACACCGGTGAAGATGATTACATACTTGAACTTTTCTTGCCGATAAGTATGAAAGGAAGCTTGGAGCAACAGCTTCTATTGGATAGCCTTTCGGGTACATTGCAGAGAATTTGTCGAACTCTGAGAACTGTTTCAGATGTGGGGGCAACTAAAAGGAGTGGAGAGATATCTACATGTTCAAGAAACCTTCAGACAATAGTATTAGATTGTGAACTTAACGCTAACTCCTCTGATAAAGACAACAGTAGTACAGGATCACAAGCCACTTTTGAGCAG gaTATGAGCAAAGCTAGAACGccagagaagaagaaaagcacAACAGAGAAGAATGTGACCTTAAGTGTTCTCCAACAACATTTTTCTGGGAGTCTAAAGGATGCTGCAAAGAGCCTTGGTG TTTGTCCCACAACACTAAAACGGATATGCAGACAACATGGGATCATGAGGTGGCCGTCTCGTAAGATTAACAAAGTGAACAGGTCATTAAGGAAAATACAGACGGTGCTTGACTCTGTCCAGGGTGTAGAAGGAGGACTGAGGTTTGACTCAGCGAGGGGCGAGTTCGTTGCAGCTGGCCCTACCCCAAAAGGTCCATCTTCTAATGGTAACAATGCATGTGAAGATACCTCCTTTGAGCTCTTGAAAGCTAAATCAGTCGACAATGCAGTTAAGTTAGAGGATGACATCATCACAAACG ATTCATTCATGGATGCTAGTGGTCAACAATGGGATTGGATGGCTGAACAGTCTGGCTTCAATGGAAAGTTAAGCTCTCCGGTTACAGATGGCATGGAAACAACAATTCGATCCATGTCAGATTCATCAAATAGCTCAGGCGCAGTTGTGTTGGGAAGCTCATCTACTTCCATGGATGATAGGAACCAAACGAGAACCCAAGGCGAAAGTGGGTCAACAACGCTCACTGTAAAGGCTACTTATAGAGAAGACACAATACGTTTCAAGTTTGAGTCATCTGCTGGGTGTTCTCAGCTCTACAAAGAAGTTAGTAAACGGTTTAAACTGCAAGAAGGGTCGTTTCAACTAAAGTACttagatgatgaagaagaatgGGTTTTGATGGTTACTGATGCTGATCTCCAAGAATGCTTAGAGATATTATATGGTATGGGAAAACACACGGTGAAGTTCCTCGTTAGAGATTTGCCTGCTCCTATAGGTAGTTCTGGTGGTAGCAACGGTTACTTAGGCACATGCTTATAA
- the LOC103866723 gene encoding protein NLP8 isoform X1, whose protein sequence is MILLSIIDEMEHPFASRDKGFGYQDIPTEQQMDVLSFGSADMLNSSELMNFDSFSTWFNTPSPTDLLFSQYGLSTFGATTSSHPPEPRAGLTRSFHDLERSSVQQMSSQFHCSLDINELSGKRRRVVNQTIPRSLSHSLDEKMLKALSLFIESSSGLGEGILAQIWTPIKAGDQFILSTCDQAYLLDPRLSNYREVSRKFTFASKPNQCSSSPGLPGRVFISGVREWTSNVRYYKRDEYLRMKHAVDNEVRGSIAIPILEEASGTSCCAVMELVTSKEKHDFDVEMESVCRALQAVNLRTSEIPRPQYLSSNQREALAEIKDVLRAVCHAHKLPLALAWLPCSNGPNSLVLCVEETACYVNDMEMEGFVQACLEHCLREKEGIVGKAFVSNQPSFASDVKVYDIGEYPLVHHARKYGLNAAVAIKLRSTYTGEDDYILELFLPISMKGSLEQQLLLDSLSGTLQRICRTLRTVSDVGATKRSGEISTCSRNLQTIVLDCELNANSSDKDNSSTGSQATFEQDMSKARTPEKKKSTTEKNVTLSVLQQHFSGSLKDAAKSLGGEVFTLSQALMHFYLPDKVSNGLDFGSNLVAVCPTTLKRICRQHGIMRWPSRKINKVNRSLRKIQTVLDSVQGVEGGLRFDSARGEFVAAGPTPKGPSSNGNNACEDTSFELLKAKSVDNAVKLEDDIITNDSFMDASGQQWDWMAEQSGFNGKLSSPVTDGMETTIRSMSDSSNSSGAVVLGSSSTSMDDRNQTRTQGESGSTTLTVKATYREDTIRFKFESSAGCSQLYKEVSKRFKLQEGSFQLKYLDDEEEWVLMVTDADLQECLEILYGMGKHTVKFLVRDLPAPIGSSGGSNGYLGTCL, encoded by the exons ATGATCTTGTTATCAATCATTGACGAAATGGAACACCCTTTTGCTTCTAGAGACAAAGGTTTTGGTTATCAAGACATTCCAACAGAACAACAAATGGATGTCTTAAGCTTTGGTTCTGCTGATATGCTTAACTCATCGGAGCTTATGAACTTCGACTCTTTCTCTACTTGGTTCAATACCCCTTCCCCTACTGATCTCTTGTTCTCTCAATACGGTCTATCCACCTTTGGAGCTACCACTTCATCTCATCCACCTGAGCCGAGAGCTGGTCTAACTCGTTCCTTCCATGATTTGGAAAGATCTTCAGTACAACAAATGAGCTCTCAGTTTCATTGCTCATTAGATATCAACGAGTTAAGCGGTAAACGACGCAGGGTTGTTAACCAGACTATCCCCAGGTCTTTAAGCCATTCGTTAGATGAGAAGATGCTCAAGGCACTAAGCCTTTTCATAGAGTCCTCATCAGGTTTAGGAGAAGGCATCTTAGCGCAAATCTGGACTCCTATCAAAGCAGGAGACCAGTTCATTCTCAGCACCTGCGACCAAGCCTACTTGCTTGACCCGAGGCTTTCTAACTACCGTGAGGTCTCAAGGAAATTCACTTTTGCTTCCAAACCAAATCAATGTTCTTCTTCTCCTGGTCTCCCTGGACGAGTGTTTATCTCCGGAGTGCGCGAGTGGACATCAAACGTGAGGTATTACAAGAGGGACGAGTATCTGCGTATGAAGCATGCGGTAGATAACGAAGTCCGTGGCTCCATTGCGATACCTATCCTTGAAGAAGCGTCTGGGACGTCTTGCTGCGCTGTCATGGAGCTCGTCACATCCAAGGAGAAACATGATTTTGATGTGGAGATGGAGTCTGTTTGCCGTGCTCTTCAGGCTGTAAACTTAAGGACATCAGAGATCCCTCGTCCTCAGTACCTTTCAAGTAATCAAAGAGAGGCCTTAGCTGAAATAAAAGATGTTCTGCGAGCAGTATGTCATGCGCACAAGCTGCCTTTAGCTCTAGCCTGGCTTCCTTGTAGTAATGGACCAAACTCATTAGTTCTTTGCGTGGAGGAGACAGCTTGTTATGTGAATGATATGGAGATGGAAGGCTTTGTGCAAGCATGTTTGGAGCATTGTCTGAGAGAGAAGGAAGGAATCGTTGGCAAAGCTTTTGTATCAAACCAGCCGTCCTTTGCTTCTGATGTGAAGGTGTATGACATCGGCGAGTACCCTCTTGTTCATCATGCTCGAAAGTACGGTTTGAATGCTGCTGTTGCTATAAAGCTGAGGAGCACTTACACCGGTGAAGATGATTACATACTTGAACTTTTCTTGCCGATAAGTATGAAAGGAAGCTTGGAGCAACAGCTTCTATTGGATAGCCTTTCGGGTACATTGCAGAGAATTTGTCGAACTCTGAGAACTGTTTCAGATGTGGGGGCAACTAAAAGGAGTGGAGAGATATCTACATGTTCAAGAAACCTTCAGACAATAGTATTAGATTGTGAACTTAACGCTAACTCCTCTGATAAAGACAACAGTAGTACAGGATCACAAGCCACTTTTGAGCAG gaTATGAGCAAAGCTAGAACGccagagaagaagaaaagcacAACAGAGAAGAATGTGACCTTAAGTGTTCTCCAACAACATTTTTCTGGGAGTCTAAAGGATGCTGCAAAGAGCCTTGGTGGTGAGGTTTTCACATTATCTCAGGCATTGATGCATTTCTATTTACCAGATAAAGTTTCTAATGGTCTTGACTTTGGATCTAATCTTGTTGCAGTTTGTCCCACAACACTAAAACGGATATGCAGACAACATGGGATCATGAGGTGGCCGTCTCGTAAGATTAACAAAGTGAACAGGTCATTAAGGAAAATACAGACGGTGCTTGACTCTGTCCAGGGTGTAGAAGGAGGACTGAGGTTTGACTCAGCGAGGGGCGAGTTCGTTGCAGCTGGCCCTACCCCAAAAGGTCCATCTTCTAATGGTAACAATGCATGTGAAGATACCTCCTTTGAGCTCTTGAAAGCTAAATCAGTCGACAATGCAGTTAAGTTAGAGGATGACATCATCACAAACG ATTCATTCATGGATGCTAGTGGTCAACAATGGGATTGGATGGCTGAACAGTCTGGCTTCAATGGAAAGTTAAGCTCTCCGGTTACAGATGGCATGGAAACAACAATTCGATCCATGTCAGATTCATCAAATAGCTCAGGCGCAGTTGTGTTGGGAAGCTCATCTACTTCCATGGATGATAGGAACCAAACGAGAACCCAAGGCGAAAGTGGGTCAACAACGCTCACTGTAAAGGCTACTTATAGAGAAGACACAATACGTTTCAAGTTTGAGTCATCTGCTGGGTGTTCTCAGCTCTACAAAGAAGTTAGTAAACGGTTTAAACTGCAAGAAGGGTCGTTTCAACTAAAGTACttagatgatgaagaagaatgGGTTTTGATGGTTACTGATGCTGATCTCCAAGAATGCTTAGAGATATTATATGGTATGGGAAAACACACGGTGAAGTTCCTCGTTAGAGATTTGCCTGCTCCTATAGGTAGTTCTGGTGGTAGCAACGGTTACTTAGGCACATGCTTATAA